One Thermodesulfobacteriota bacterium genomic window, CAGCAGGTGGACGCCATCTTCTCCAAGAACCGCAAGGGCGGCTACCCGAAGGACCTCCTCACCTGGGGCGACCTGGGCCTCACCGGGGAGTGGGCCTCGAAACCCATCAGCATCTACGGCCGCAACGCCGCCTCCGGCACCTACGGCTACTTCAAGGAGCGGTCCCTCTTCGGGGGCGACTACAAGGACTCGGTGAAGGAGCAGCCCGGCAGCTCCTCCGTGGTGCAGGGGGTGGCGAGCGACAAGTACGCCATCGGGTACAGCGGCATCGGGTACAAGACCGCCGACGTGCGCGCCGTACCCCTGGCCGCGAAGGAAGGCGACCGCTTCGTGGAGGCGGCAGCCGAGAACGCCTACACCGGGGAGTACCCCCTGGCCCGGTTCCTCTACGTGTACCTGAACAAGAAGCCCGGCACGCCGCTGGACCCCCTGCGCCGGGAGTTCGTCCGCTACATCTTCAGCCGCCAGGGCCAGGAGGCCGTGGTGAAGGACGGGTACTACCCGGTGCCTGCCCGCCTCGCCGGGCAGCAGCTCGCGGCCGTGGACATCGCCAAGTAGCCCCGTCGCAGACCCCGGCCGCCGGGCGGTTTCTCCACCGCGGAGACCGCCCGGCAGCCTTCTCCCGTGCCTGCCTTCGAGAGCCCCATGCAACCCAAGCCGTTCACGGGCCGCACCCGCCAGCGCCGCACCAGCCGGTCGGTCTTCTGGGCCGAGCGCACCGCCCGCGTGCTCATCGCCGCGGGGGGCATCGGCACGATCCTGGCGGTCACCACGGTGTTCCTCTTCCTCGCCGCCGTGGTGGTACCCCTCTTCCGCCCCGAGAGCATCGACCGGACGTCGGCCATCGCCGTTCCCGCCGGGCCGGACTCGCGCCCGGCGTTCCTTGCTACCGACGAGTACCAACTCCTGGGCTTCGAAGGACTGGGAGGCGGGTACCGGGTGCGGGTGTTCACCCTGGGCGACGGGCGCACCCTGGAGGAGCGGGAGCTCTTCGGGGGGGAGGTCCCGACG contains:
- a CDS encoding phosphate ABC transporter substrate-binding protein is translated as MKRWTTLLPRLVLAAAAALLAGPAAAQVAVDPALPAYSPVQGVSGNLKSVGSDSMNNEMTLWAEGFLGFYPNVQIEIEGKGSSTAPVALIAGTAHFGPMSREMKAKEIDDFEKRYGYKPTELATSIDMLAVYVHKDNPIQGLTLQQVDAIFSKNRKGGYPKDLLTWGDLGLTGEWASKPISIYGRNAASGTYGYFKERSLFGGDYKDSVKEQPGSSSVVQGVASDKYAIGYSGIGYKTADVRAVPLAAKEGDRFVEAAAENAYTGEYPLARFLYVYLNKKPGTPLDPLRREFVRYIFSRQGQEAVVKDGYYPVPARLAGQQLAAVDIAK